The following coding sequences lie in one Lysobacter capsici genomic window:
- the phhA gene encoding phenylalanine 4-monooxygenase encodes MNPATPQRVEHQLTDKGYVPVYTTAVVEQPWASYTSADHAVWAQLFERQQQVLVGRASDEFLTAQRAMQMTPDRIPKFDDLNRVLRAHTGWELIGVEGLLPELTFFDHLASRRFPVTWWIRKPEQIDYLSEPDLFHDLFGHVPLLMNPVFADYMEAYGRGGVKAHAIDPEALVHLTRLYWYTVEFGLIKQADGLRIYGSGIVSSKSESIHSLESPAPNRIGFDLERVMRTRYRIDTFQKTYFVIDSFEQLMRATEPDFTPIYQRLAAQESIPAGEVLETDSVFQRGNGEGWLQDGDV; translated from the coding sequence ATGAATCCCGCCACCCCGCAACGCGTCGAACACCAACTCACCGACAAGGGCTATGTGCCGGTCTATACGACCGCCGTGGTCGAGCAGCCGTGGGCGTCGTATACGAGCGCGGACCATGCGGTGTGGGCGCAGTTGTTCGAGCGCCAGCAGCAGGTGCTGGTCGGCCGCGCCAGCGACGAGTTCCTGACCGCGCAGCGCGCGATGCAGATGACGCCCGACCGCATTCCCAAGTTCGACGACCTCAACCGGGTGCTGCGCGCGCACACCGGCTGGGAGCTGATCGGCGTGGAGGGCCTGCTGCCCGAGCTGACCTTCTTCGATCACCTGGCCAGCCGCCGTTTCCCGGTGACCTGGTGGATCCGCAAGCCCGAGCAGATCGACTACCTCAGCGAACCGGACCTGTTCCACGACCTGTTCGGCCACGTGCCGCTGCTGATGAACCCGGTCTTCGCCGACTACATGGAGGCGTACGGCCGCGGCGGGGTGAAGGCGCACGCCATCGATCCCGAAGCGCTGGTGCATCTGACCCGGCTGTACTGGTACACGGTCGAATTCGGCCTGATCAAGCAGGCCGACGGGCTGCGCATCTACGGCAGCGGCATCGTCTCGTCCAAGAGCGAATCGATCCACAGCCTGGAATCGCCGGCGCCGAACCGGATCGGCTTCGATCTGGAGCGGGTCATGCGCACGCGCTACCGCATCGACACCTTCCAGAAGACCTACTTCGTCATCGACAGCTTCGAGCAGCTGATGCGCGCGACCGAGCCGGATTTCACTCCGATCTACCAGCGCCTGGCGGCGCAGGAGTCGATCCCGGCCGGCGAGGTGCTGGAAACCGACAGCGTGTTCCAGCGCGGTAACGGCGAAGGTTGGCTACAAGACGGCGACGTCTAA
- a CDS encoding phosphoethanolamine transferase, with the protein MLVLVSAATTALLLLDDRLQQWVSPNNRAQLQPAWVAGLMTIVMCLWLGGSRWVANAVIGAFAGMQLFQLCHIAAIGRALTPLDVAMIPHEIEDIAQAVRAGAATHWPTLFAGGVPYALAFALFNLGLPRLPLPRLRGALLIVALVFGLQFYNAGRYTMKRFMPRPERSSLHNSLLAFSYCGANLVGKSVRRNVLSYRAYTVVARDDPDAARERPRDVWLVIFDSTRTDHWGLAGYARATTPNMSRWVAQGQARWHRGIAGAASTRASLGLLFNGVREPGNIAQLRSHEANVLRLAKRAGYRTYWLSTQHGDLLEEIDAPSIDVVRTRDSDAARIAALGDDAILDMLDVVTPDRPRLVVMMLRTAHIPYHDAYRRHGATYRRWPDGEGSIEGARLVNAYDNAIVYQDALVEKLYRRFERGDGDGLFVVTSDHGQMLGEDGVWGHNVLTPQIAQVPMLVRGRGAAQAPLAGNGDWLSHNDLARALAWRMGFSIDNPNQDAGVDYLQGSDLFGDNLFRELRIVDGRLQLGELSGLGHAHGGAHDSGDRQAE; encoded by the coding sequence ATGCTGGTATTGGTCAGCGCGGCGACCACGGCGTTGCTGCTGCTCGACGATCGCCTGCAGCAGTGGGTCAGTCCGAACAACCGGGCGCAGTTGCAGCCCGCCTGGGTCGCGGGCCTGATGACGATCGTGATGTGCCTGTGGCTCGGCGGCAGCCGCTGGGTCGCCAACGCGGTGATCGGTGCGTTCGCGGGCATGCAGTTGTTCCAGTTGTGCCATATCGCCGCGATCGGCCGCGCGCTCACGCCGCTGGACGTGGCGATGATCCCGCACGAAATCGAAGACATCGCGCAGGCGGTGCGCGCCGGCGCGGCGACCCATTGGCCGACCTTGTTCGCCGGCGGGGTGCCGTATGCGCTGGCGTTCGCGCTGTTCAACCTCGGCCTGCCGCGGTTGCCGCTGCCGCGCCTGCGCGGGGCCTTGCTGATCGTCGCGCTGGTGTTCGGCCTGCAGTTCTACAACGCCGGCCGCTACACCATGAAGCGGTTCATGCCGCGGCCCGAGCGCAGTTCGCTGCACAACTCGCTGCTGGCCTTCAGCTATTGCGGGGCCAATCTGGTCGGCAAGTCGGTGCGGCGCAATGTGCTGAGCTATCGGGCCTACACCGTCGTCGCGCGCGACGATCCCGATGCGGCCCGCGAGCGGCCGCGCGATGTGTGGCTGGTGATCTTCGATTCGACCCGCACCGATCACTGGGGCCTGGCCGGGTATGCGCGCGCGACCACGCCGAATATGTCGCGCTGGGTCGCCCAGGGCCAGGCGCGCTGGCACCGCGGCATCGCCGGCGCGGCGTCGACCCGCGCCTCGCTGGGCCTGTTGTTCAACGGCGTGCGCGAGCCGGGCAACATCGCGCAGCTGCGCTCGCACGAGGCCAATGTGCTGCGCCTGGCCAAGCGCGCCGGTTACCGCACCTATTGGCTGTCGACCCAGCACGGCGACCTGCTCGAGGAGATCGATGCGCCGAGCATCGACGTGGTCCGCACCCGCGACAGCGACGCGGCGCGGATCGCCGCGCTCGGCGACGACGCGATACTGGACATGCTCGACGTCGTGACGCCCGACCGGCCGCGCCTGGTGGTGATGATGCTGCGCACCGCGCATATTCCCTACCACGACGCTTATCGCCGGCACGGCGCGACCTACCGCCGCTGGCCCGACGGCGAGGGGTCGATCGAAGGCGCGCGCCTGGTCAACGCCTACGACAACGCGATCGTCTATCAGGACGCGCTGGTCGAAAAGCTGTACCGACGGTTCGAACGCGGCGACGGCGACGGCCTGTTCGTGGTGACCTCCGATCACGGCCAGATGCTCGGCGAGGACGGCGTGTGGGGGCATAACGTGCTCACGCCGCAGATCGCCCAGGTGCCGATGCTGGTGCGCGGCCGCGGCGCGGCGCAGGCGCCGCTGGCCGGCAACGGCGACTGGCTCAGCCACAACGATCTGGCGCGTGCGCTGGCGTGGCGGATGGGATTTTCGATCGACAATCCCAACCAGGACGCCGGGGTCGACTATCTGCAGGGCTCGGATCTGTTCGGCGACAACCTGTTCCGCGAACTGCGCATCGTCGATGGGCGCCTGCAGCTGGGCGAGTTGTCGGGGCTCGGCCATGCGCATGGCGGTGCGCACGATTCGGGCGATCGCCAGGCCGAATAA
- a CDS encoding alpha/beta hydrolase family protein, with the protein MNRVIVRPAQWLTAPLLVGALFSAHAAEPAATAATTAAASDQRCHVGAYRLDDGSVVAVTQMDKPTQLRWRAFDGRVGKLSWENGRWVGTRGWTDQPDPVAVSFGDCSDEGIRYDGHTGKKLKFDIVDTKFEGKGVNLRGRLVLPQGKTKVPVVVLVHGSENYSGVDAYFQQYMFPAEGVGVFVYDKRGTGGSSGKYSQNFHDLSDDASAALHEAQRLGRKRIGRIGFHGGSQGGWVAPLAASKTPQASFVFVGFGLADGVLSEDRDQVALDLRAAGFGDAETLRKAREVSDATGLIASTSGKRGYDQLDALRTKYQGEPWWKALKGEYSGLIASHTREQALAELAKFDFEVSWDYDPMPVLRSLKTPQLWIVGGDDVEAPSAETQKRLTELGEAGRPITSVVFPQADHGILEFEKDAKGERKHTRIAEGYIRMQLDWIKHGTLKGWPYGQARQLAGPK; encoded by the coding sequence ATGAACCGAGTCATCGTTCGTCCCGCCCAATGGCTGACCGCGCCGCTGCTGGTCGGCGCCCTGTTCAGTGCGCATGCGGCCGAACCCGCCGCGACCGCCGCCACTACCGCCGCGGCTTCCGATCAGCGTTGCCACGTCGGCGCCTACCGGCTCGACGACGGCAGCGTGGTCGCGGTCACCCAGATGGACAAGCCCACGCAATTGCGTTGGCGTGCGTTCGACGGCCGGGTCGGCAAGCTGAGCTGGGAAAACGGCCGCTGGGTCGGCACCCGCGGCTGGACCGATCAGCCCGATCCGGTGGCGGTGTCGTTCGGCGATTGCAGCGACGAAGGCATCCGCTACGACGGCCATACCGGCAAGAAACTCAAGTTCGACATCGTCGACACCAAATTCGAAGGCAAGGGCGTGAACCTGCGCGGCCGGCTGGTGTTGCCGCAGGGCAAGACCAAGGTGCCGGTGGTGGTGCTGGTGCATGGTTCGGAAAACTATTCCGGCGTGGATGCGTATTTCCAGCAGTACATGTTCCCGGCCGAAGGCGTGGGCGTGTTCGTCTACGACAAGCGCGGCACCGGTGGTTCCAGCGGCAAGTACTCGCAGAACTTCCACGATTTGTCCGACGACGCTTCCGCCGCGTTGCACGAAGCGCAGCGCTTGGGCCGCAAGCGGATCGGCCGGATCGGGTTCCACGGCGGCAGCCAGGGCGGCTGGGTCGCGCCGCTGGCGGCGAGCAAGACGCCGCAGGCGAGCTTCGTGTTCGTCGGCTTCGGCTTGGCCGACGGTGTGTTGTCCGAGGATCGCGATCAGGTCGCGCTGGATCTGCGCGCGGCCGGCTTCGGCGATGCGGAAACCCTGCGCAAGGCGCGCGAAGTGAGCGACGCGACCGGTCTGATCGCGTCGACCAGCGGCAAGCGCGGATACGACCAACTCGATGCCTTGCGCACGAAGTACCAGGGCGAGCCGTGGTGGAAGGCGCTCAAGGGCGAGTACAGCGGTCTGATCGCATCGCATACGCGAGAGCAAGCGCTGGCCGAGCTGGCGAAGTTCGATTTCGAAGTGAGCTGGGATTACGACCCGATGCCGGTGCTGCGCAGCCTGAAGACGCCGCAGCTGTGGATCGTCGGCGGCGACGATGTCGAGGCGCCGTCGGCCGAGACGCAGAAGCGGTTGACCGAGCTGGGCGAAGCCGGCCGTCCGATCACCTCGGTGGTGTTTCCGCAGGCCGATCACGGCATCCTGGAATTCGAGAAGGACGCCAAGGGCGAGCGTAAGCATACCCGCATCGCGGAGGGGTATATCCGCATGCAGCTGGACTGGATCAAGCACGGGACGTTGAAGGGTTGGCCGTATGGGCAGGCCAGGCAGTTGGCGGGGCCTAAGTAA
- a CDS encoding Lrp/AsnC family transcriptional regulator — protein MATVELDRTDIVVLAELQRNGRLTNAELAERVHLSASACLRRVQRLEREGVISGYRAELDPVRLDLGLQAFVRVRLGRHDSEAVGAFAEFVETWDEVVACYALTGDMDYLLQIVVRDLEHLSRFLLDRLLNQAGGADINSSLVLRTVKAFKGLPLPSR, from the coding sequence ATGGCCACCGTCGAACTGGACCGTACCGACATCGTCGTGCTGGCCGAACTGCAGCGCAACGGCCGCCTGACCAACGCCGAGCTGGCCGAGCGCGTCCACCTGTCGGCCTCGGCCTGCCTGCGCCGGGTGCAGCGGCTGGAACGCGAAGGGGTGATCTCGGGCTACCGCGCCGAACTCGACCCGGTGCGGCTGGATCTGGGCCTGCAGGCGTTCGTGCGGGTGCGCCTGGGCCGCCACGACAGCGAGGCGGTCGGCGCCTTCGCCGAATTCGTCGAAACCTGGGACGAGGTGGTCGCCTGCTACGCGCTGACCGGCGACATGGACTATCTGTTGCAGATCGTGGTGCGCGACCTGGAGCATCTGTCGCGCTTCCTGCTCGACCGCCTGCTCAATCAGGCCGGCGGCGCCGACATCAATTCCAGCCTGGTGCTGCGCACGGTCAAGGCCTTCAAGGGCCTGCCGCTGCCGTCGCGCTGA
- a CDS encoding FAD/NAD(P)-binding protein, producing MRITIVGAGFSGSALASELARQAGPGVELCLVGVPDSYGRGVAYGEARPEHLLNVRASDLGATPDQPGGFADWLNLTDRARGSYLPRLLYGEYLHAQLQTAVAGSTAGFSQIRHEAIAVERASAGFRVHLADGSDFVSDRVVLAVGALPPQPLPGVGPRLAIHPSYLGWPWQDGAIDAIAPDARLLIVGTGLTMADVVVTLQRRGHRGPIVALSRHGLLPRAHGEYPPEAIALPPAVLQALETHAPRELLRALRTLSPVVADWRSLIDALRPHLQSFWHGMPTPQRASFLRHLRSYWEVARHRIAPQLAQELQALQDSGQLQIRAGRLLRARRGDDAVEALIRERGGNTLRNERYDLLIRATGLDTDVERSTHPLIAHLRESGLVAADPLGLGLKTSDRFEILDAKGGAVRGLFAIGPLLRAQLWEITAVPELRKAARELATQLLATSSAARAAPQERAAIA from the coding sequence ATGCGGATCACCATCGTCGGAGCGGGTTTCAGCGGCAGCGCACTCGCCAGCGAATTGGCGCGGCAGGCCGGGCCGGGCGTGGAGTTGTGCCTAGTCGGCGTGCCCGACAGTTACGGCCGCGGCGTGGCCTACGGCGAGGCGCGGCCCGAGCATCTGCTCAATGTGCGCGCCAGCGATCTGGGCGCGACGCCCGACCAGCCCGGCGGTTTCGCCGACTGGCTCAATCTGACCGATCGCGCGCGCGGCAGTTATCTGCCGCGCTTGTTGTACGGCGAGTACCTGCACGCGCAGTTGCAGACCGCGGTCGCCGGCAGCACCGCGGGCTTCAGCCAGATCCGTCACGAAGCGATCGCGGTGGAACGCGCGTCGGCCGGGTTCCGCGTGCATCTGGCCGACGGCAGCGATTTCGTCAGCGACCGCGTAGTGCTCGCGGTCGGCGCGCTGCCGCCGCAACCGCTGCCGGGGGTCGGGCCGCGCCTGGCGATTCATCCCAGTTATCTCGGCTGGCCGTGGCAGGACGGCGCGATCGATGCGATCGCGCCGGATGCGCGGCTGCTGATCGTCGGCACCGGCCTGACCATGGCCGACGTGGTGGTGACCTTGCAGCGGCGCGGCCATCGCGGGCCGATCGTCGCGCTGTCGCGACACGGGCTGTTGCCGCGCGCGCACGGCGAATATCCGCCCGAAGCCATCGCGCTGCCGCCGGCGGTGCTGCAGGCGCTGGAGACGCATGCACCGCGCGAACTATTGCGCGCACTGCGCACCCTGTCGCCGGTGGTCGCCGACTGGCGCAGCCTGATCGATGCGTTGCGGCCGCATCTGCAATCGTTCTGGCACGGCATGCCCACGCCGCAGCGCGCGAGTTTCCTGCGCCATCTGCGTTCGTACTGGGAAGTGGCGCGGCATCGGATCGCGCCGCAACTGGCGCAGGAGCTGCAGGCGCTGCAAGACAGCGGCCAGCTGCAGATCCGCGCCGGCCGCCTGCTGCGCGCGCGCCGCGGCGACGACGCGGTTGAGGCGCTGATCCGCGAACGCGGCGGCAACACCTTGCGCAACGAGCGCTACGACCTGCTGATCCGCGCCACCGGCCTGGACACCGACGTCGAACGCAGCACTCATCCGTTGATCGCGCACTTGCGCGAATCGGGTCTGGTCGCGGCCGATCCGCTGGGCCTGGGCCTGAAGACCTCCGACCGCTTCGAAATCCTCGACGCCAAGGGCGGTGCGGTGCGCGGGCTGTTCGCGATCGGGCCGCTGCTGCGCGCGCAGCTGTGGGAGATCACCGCGGTGCCCGAGTTGCGCAAGGCGGCGCGCGAGCTGGCCACGCAGTTGCTGGCGACTTCGTCGGCGGCGCGCGCCGCGCCGCAGGAGCGCGCGGCAATCGCCTGA
- a CDS encoding cytochrome c oxidase assembly factor Coa1 family protein — translation MNDRPNPGWWSRNWKWFVPTGCLTVILIAALLLFGLIGLGIKGVSSLMGSSEPVRHAIALAQANPAAVAALGTPLEPGMMINGTLQTDNSSGHADLSMPLKGPKGSGRVYIKGEREADRWTYSLIELAIDASGDRIDLLGGTGAATDPDKDTNDRLEVPPDIDPPPIEHSEPADAPQHEQPSETAPERGAHAG, via the coding sequence ATGAACGACCGTCCCAACCCCGGCTGGTGGAGTCGCAACTGGAAATGGTTCGTGCCCACCGGCTGCCTGACCGTGATCCTGATCGCCGCGCTGCTGCTGTTCGGCCTGATCGGGCTGGGCATCAAGGGCGTGTCGAGCCTGATGGGCTCCAGCGAACCGGTCCGCCACGCGATCGCGCTGGCGCAGGCCAATCCGGCCGCGGTCGCCGCGCTCGGCACGCCGCTGGAACCGGGCATGATGATCAACGGCACCCTGCAGACCGACAACTCCAGCGGCCACGCCGATCTGTCGATGCCGCTCAAGGGCCCGAAGGGCAGCGGCCGCGTCTACATCAAGGGCGAACGCGAGGCCGATCGCTGGACGTACTCGCTGATCGAGTTGGCGATCGACGCCAGCGGCGATCGCATCGACCTGCTCGGCGGCACCGGCGCCGCAACCGATCCGGACAAGGACACGAACGACCGCCTCGAAGTTCCGCCCGACATCGACCCGCCGCCGATCGAACACTCCGAGCCCGCCGACGCGCCGCAGCACGAGCAACCCAGCGAAACCGCGCCCGAGCGCGGCGCCCACGCGGGCTGA
- a CDS encoding M28 family metallopeptidase, whose product MSRTPFQYRCLLSRSYRIALVVLALLLAACQRPAPLPAADGFDETASAHARRIEADVRFLADDLLEGREAGTRGFDLASLYLAQRMRAIGLRPAGDDASYFQRVPLLRASREDDGGRLIVQRDTGTVELKFREQFLPQLDFDRAQSQVTAPAVFVGQAVHAPELDHDDFAGIDLRGKIAVLMHGAPKRFDTDRRAFYSSFREKFRALVERGAVGAVIVATQDEEKRQPWARGAQNWAGPGMRLRGSDGRAIDTFPQLAVIANVGAASADAVLTAGGHSAAELFRDAREGTLRGFDLPGTITLSARNWIEQTQSRNVVALLPGTDAALKREHVVFSAHLDHLGIGAPVKGDAIYNGALDNALGVAIMLETAQQLALAKTPTKRSLLFVALTAEEKGLLGAEWFAQNPSVPRDSLVANINMDMPVMRVPTRDVVPIGVEHSSLQAVLAQAAGEVGVDLTPDPSPEESIFIRSDQYAFIRTGIPAVYLTGGMVARDAGVDARQQFRAFLADHYHQPDDDAEQPIQYADAARLAQLNARIGQLIADAAQRPRWNDGDFFGQRFGGLDAGKPEADATPATVPSPSQ is encoded by the coding sequence ATGTCGCGCACGCCGTTCCAGTACCGTTGTCTGCTTTCTCGTTCGTATCGCATCGCTCTGGTGGTTCTCGCGCTGCTGCTCGCGGCCTGCCAGCGCCCGGCGCCGTTGCCGGCGGCCGACGGTTTCGACGAAACCGCCAGCGCGCATGCGCGCCGGATCGAAGCCGATGTGCGCTTTCTCGCCGACGACCTGCTCGAAGGCCGCGAAGCGGGCACGCGCGGCTTCGACCTGGCGTCGCTGTACCTCGCCCAGCGCATGCGCGCGATCGGCCTGCGCCCGGCCGGCGACGATGCAAGCTATTTCCAGCGCGTGCCGCTGCTGCGCGCCAGCCGCGAAGACGACGGCGGCCGCCTGATCGTGCAGCGCGACACCGGCACGGTCGAATTGAAATTTCGCGAACAGTTCCTGCCGCAGCTCGATTTCGACCGCGCCCAATCGCAAGTGACCGCGCCGGCCGTGTTCGTGGGCCAGGCGGTGCATGCGCCGGAACTCGATCACGACGATTTCGCCGGCATCGACCTGCGCGGCAAGATCGCGGTGCTGATGCACGGCGCGCCCAAGCGCTTCGATACCGACCGCCGCGCGTTCTACAGTTCGTTCCGGGAAAAATTCCGCGCCCTGGTCGAACGCGGCGCGGTCGGCGCGGTGATCGTGGCGACGCAGGACGAAGAAAAACGCCAACCGTGGGCGCGCGGCGCGCAGAACTGGGCGGGGCCGGGCATGCGCCTGCGCGGCAGCGACGGCCGCGCGATCGACACCTTTCCGCAACTGGCGGTGATCGCCAACGTCGGCGCGGCCAGCGCCGACGCGGTGCTCACCGCCGGCGGACACAGCGCGGCCGAGCTGTTCCGCGACGCGCGCGAAGGCACGCTGCGCGGCTTCGACCTGCCCGGCACGATCACCCTGTCGGCGCGCAACTGGATCGAGCAGACGCAGTCGCGCAACGTGGTCGCGTTGCTGCCCGGCACCGACGCCGCGCTCAAGCGCGAGCACGTGGTGTTCAGCGCGCATCTCGATCATCTCGGCATCGGCGCGCCGGTCAAGGGCGATGCGATCTACAACGGCGCGCTCGACAACGCGCTGGGCGTGGCGATCATGCTCGAAACCGCGCAGCAGCTCGCTCTGGCGAAGACGCCGACCAAGCGTTCGCTGCTGTTCGTCGCGCTCACCGCCGAGGAAAAGGGCCTGCTCGGCGCGGAGTGGTTCGCGCAAAACCCGAGCGTGCCGCGCGATTCGCTGGTCGCCAACATCAACATGGACATGCCGGTGATGCGGGTGCCGACCCGCGACGTGGTGCCGATCGGGGTCGAACATTCCAGCCTGCAGGCGGTGCTCGCTCAAGCCGCGGGCGAAGTCGGAGTCGACCTAACCCCCGACCCGTCGCCGGAGGAAAGCATCTTCATCCGCAGCGATCAGTACGCCTTCATCCGCACCGGCATTCCCGCCGTGTATCTGACCGGCGGCATGGTCGCGCGCGACGCCGGCGTCGATGCGCGCCAGCAGTTCCGCGCCTTCCTCGCCGATCATTATCACCAACCCGACGACGACGCCGAACAACCGATCCAGTACGCCGACGCCGCGCGCCTGGCGCAGCTCAACGCGCGCATCGGGCAACTGATCGCCGATGCGGCGCAGCGGCCGCGATGGAACGACGGCGATTTCTTCGGCCAGCGATTCGGCGGATTGGATGCGGGTAAGCCGGAGGCGGATGCGACACCGGCGACGGTGCCGTCGCCATCACAGTAG
- a CDS encoding aspartate/glutamate racemase family protein gives MTATTAKTLGLLGGMSWESTLPYYRVINETVRERLGGLHSARLLLYSVDFAEVERLQHAGDWDAAGALLGRAARSLRDGGAQLLVICTNTMHKVADAVEAASGLPLLHIADPTGEAIRAAGLTKIGLLGTRFTMEQAFYRQRLIERHGLEVIVPDDDGRELVHKVIYEELCLGRIRDESREAYRRIIAGLAARGAQGVILGCTEIGLLIGPADVDIGLFDTTALHARAAALASIG, from the coding sequence ATGACTGCGACCACCGCCAAAACCCTCGGCCTGCTCGGCGGCATGAGCTGGGAATCGACCCTGCCGTACTACCGCGTGATCAACGAAACCGTGCGCGAACGCCTCGGCGGCCTGCATTCGGCCAGGCTGCTGCTGTACAGCGTGGATTTCGCCGAAGTCGAACGCCTGCAGCACGCCGGCGACTGGGACGCGGCCGGCGCCCTGCTCGGCCGCGCCGCGCGCAGCCTGCGCGACGGCGGCGCGCAGCTGCTGGTGATCTGCACCAACACCATGCACAAGGTCGCCGACGCGGTCGAAGCCGCCAGCGGCCTGCCGCTGCTGCACATCGCCGACCCGACCGGCGAGGCGATCCGCGCGGCCGGTTTGACGAAGATCGGCTTGCTCGGCACGCGTTTCACCATGGAGCAGGCGTTCTATCGGCAGCGGCTGATCGAACGTCACGGGCTGGAAGTGATCGTGCCCGACGACGACGGTCGCGAGCTCGTGCATAAGGTGATCTACGAAGAACTGTGCCTGGGCCGGATTCGCGACGAATCGCGTGAGGCGTACCGGCGGATCATCGCCGGACTGGCCGCGCGCGGCGCGCAGGGCGTTATCCTCGGGTGTACCGAAATCGGCTTGCTGATTGGTCCGGCCGATGTGGACATTGGGCTGTTCGATACCACCGCGCTGCATGCGCGCGCGGCGGCGCTGGCGTCGATTGGTTGA
- a CDS encoding DUF4291 domain-containing protein produces MGAASTRGDTAASNPQIPYQQIRAVHDGTTIRVYQAYCDQIADAALAHGRFVAPFSRSRMTWIKPSFLWMMYRAGWGYKDDNQRRILAIDLDRAGFEWALAHSCPSHPDPSMSAQEWKRYKEATPVRIQWDPERSLRLGALPHRAIQIGLSGEAVPLYADQWTRRIEEVTPLAHRIHALVEADRMDEARALLPVERPYAATVEV; encoded by the coding sequence ATGGGTGCGGCCTCCACCCGCGGCGACACCGCGGCTTCCAACCCGCAGATTCCCTACCAGCAGATCCGCGCCGTCCACGACGGCACGACGATCCGCGTCTACCAGGCCTATTGCGACCAGATCGCCGATGCTGCGCTCGCCCACGGCCGCTTCGTCGCGCCGTTTTCGCGCTCGCGCATGACCTGGATCAAGCCCTCCTTCCTGTGGATGATGTACCGCGCCGGCTGGGGCTACAAAGACGACAACCAGCGCCGCATCCTCGCCATCGACCTCGACCGCGCCGGTTTTGAATGGGCGCTGGCCCACAGCTGCCCCTCGCATCCCGATCCGTCGATGAGCGCGCAGGAATGGAAGCGTTACAAGGAGGCCACGCCGGTGCGCATCCAGTGGGACCCCGAACGCAGCCTGCGCCTGGGCGCGCTGCCGCACCGCGCGATCCAGATCGGCCTCAGCGGCGAGGCGGTGCCGCTGTATGCCGATCAGTGGACTCGCCGGATCGAAGAGGTGACGCCGCTGGCGCATCGGATTCATGCGCTGGTCGAGGCCGATCGCATGGACGAGGCCAGGGCACTGTTGCCGGTGGAGCGGCCGTATGCGGCGACTGTCGAGGTTTAA